A genomic region of Leptotrichia hofstadii contains the following coding sequences:
- a CDS encoding CPBP family intramembrane glutamic endopeptidase, whose product MKKIINLKHSMKKDISLFLFIIYILHLTFMIFVNNKTVITDSKIFRYVYMFRIYSWILSFPIIYYFVKTYKKYEYFKTNEKFNIKDFNTYFALAFYVGNLSNLLIVSMFKFKGRTSLINEPLYIDVIMTVFVAPILEEIVFRGVIMNNLRKYGIRAAIIINSLLFGLSHYNVEMIIPAFLTGIIFSYVACKYSIKYSILIHFLLNTITQILQVIILSKIGMFIAVFGLFLLFLIIFLLIFFIIGLAKGRYKEIFFILKLNVEDRKKLVEFVKNDFLYLLIIFAIVVCNFFFNYKIF is encoded by the coding sequence ATGAAAAAAATAATAAATTTGAAGCATAGCATGAAAAAGGATATTTCTCTATTTTTGTTTATAATTTATATACTTCATCTAACATTTATGATTTTTGTAAATAATAAAACAGTAATTACAGACAGTAAGATATTTAGATATGTATACATGTTTAGAATATATAGTTGGATACTTAGTTTTCCAATAATTTATTATTTTGTAAAAACTTATAAAAAATATGAATATTTTAAAACGAACGAAAAATTTAATATAAAAGACTTTAATACATATTTTGCACTAGCTTTTTATGTAGGTAATCTTTCCAATTTATTGATTGTATCAATGTTTAAATTTAAAGGGCGAACGTCTTTAATAAATGAGCCTTTGTATATAGATGTAATAATGACAGTATTTGTAGCACCGATATTGGAAGAAATTGTATTTCGTGGAGTTATAATGAATAATTTGAGAAAATATGGGATTAGAGCAGCAATAATTATTAATTCCCTTCTTTTTGGACTATCCCATTATAATGTAGAGATGATTATTCCAGCATTTTTGACGGGAATCATCTTTTCTTATGTTGCATGCAAATATTCGATAAAATATTCTATTTTAATACATTTTCTGTTAAACACGATAACACAAATATTACAGGTTATAATACTTTCAAAAATTGGAATGTTCATAGCAGTATTTGGTTTGTTTTTGCTGTTTTTAATTATCTTTTTATTAATATTTTTTATAATTGGACTGGCAAAAGGAAGATACAAGGAGATATTTTTTATTTTAAAATTAAATGTTGAAGACAGGAAGAAATTAGTTGAATTTGTGAAAAATGATTTTCTGTATTTGCTGATAATATTTGCGATTGTGGTTTGTAATTTTTTCTTTAATTATAAAATATTTTAA
- the rpmA gene encoding 50S ribosomal protein L27: MLLKLNLQLFASKKGQGSTRNGRDSNPKYLGVKKYDGEAVKAGNIIVRQRGSKFHAGTNAKLGKDYTLFALTDGYVKFEKFGNGKKRVSIYPERAEA, encoded by the coding sequence ATGTTATTAAAATTAAACTTACAGTTATTTGCCTCAAAAAAAGGGCAAGGATCAACTAGAAATGGTAGAGATTCTAACCCTAAATATTTAGGAGTAAAAAAATATGATGGAGAAGCTGTAAAAGCTGGAAACATTATTGTAAGACAAAGAGGAAGTAAATTTCACGCAGGAACTAACGCTAAATTAGGAAAAGATTACACTTTATTCGCATTAACTGATGGATATGTAAAATTTGAAAAATTTGGAAATGGTAAAAAAAGAGTAAGTATTTATCCTGAAAGAGCAGAAGCATAG
- a CDS encoding ribosomal-processing cysteine protease Prp → MIRIEIQRQKNKITYFEIKGHANFSEYGEDVICAAVSSVGQMTVNGLIETLKLKKKLKFTEEDGYISCDLKNSGLTDDELENADILVESMYSYLKEVAKSYSNFVKLKEIKI, encoded by the coding sequence ATGATAAGAATAGAAATTCAAAGACAAAAAAATAAAATAACATATTTTGAAATAAAAGGACATGCAAATTTTTCAGAATATGGAGAAGATGTAATTTGTGCAGCTGTTTCATCAGTAGGACAAATGACAGTAAATGGACTTATTGAAACTTTGAAACTTAAGAAAAAACTAAAGTTTACTGAAGAAGATGGGTATATTTCCTGTGATTTAAAAAATTCTGGATTGACTGATGATGAACTAGAAAATGCAGATATTTTGGTTGAATCAATGTATTCGTATTTGAAGGAAGTTGCAAAAAGTTATAGTAATTTTGTGAAACTTAAAGAAATAAAAATATAA
- the rplU gene encoding 50S ribosomal protein L21 produces the protein MFAVIKTGGKQYKVEVGTVLKVEKLAADVDSDIEINEVLLVGEGDNVTVGTPVVEGAKVVATVKSHGKADKKINFKYNKKTYYRKKGHRQSFTAIEIKSINA, from the coding sequence ATGTTTGCAGTAATTAAAACAGGTGGAAAACAGTACAAAGTAGAAGTTGGAACTGTATTAAAAGTTGAAAAATTAGCAGCTGATGTTGATTCAGACATCGAAATTAACGAAGTTCTATTAGTTGGAGAAGGAGATAACGTAACAGTTGGAACTCCAGTTGTAGAAGGAGCTAAAGTTGTAGCTACAGTTAAATCTCATGGAAAAGCTGATAAAAAAATTAACTTTAAATATAACAAAAAAACTTACTACAGAAAAAAAGGGCATAGACAATCTTTTACAGCAATTGAAATTAAATCAATCAATGCTTAA
- a CDS encoding SDR family NAD(P)-dependent oxidoreductase — MNRNIFITGATSGIGKETAYAFAKNGDNVILCARNADKLKEIKIDIDRKYGTNAYIFVLDVTKYNDVVKFTKKILDDVKKVDILVNNAGLALGLDKFQEYDIVDIEQMIDTNIKGLLYVTRQILPSMVENDEGHIINIGSTAGIYAYAGAAVYCATKSAVKVLSDGIRIDTIDKNIKVTTVQPGIVETNFSNVRFHGNTEQAKKVYEGIEALKPEDIANTIVYIANQPKHVQISDITIMATNQATGFNIYRKNQNK; from the coding sequence ATGAATAGAAATATTTTTATTACTGGAGCTACAAGCGGAATTGGGAAGGAAACAGCTTATGCCTTTGCGAAAAATGGGGATAATGTGATTTTGTGCGCTAGAAATGCGGATAAATTGAAGGAAATAAAGATTGATATTGATAGAAAATATGGAACTAACGCATATATTTTTGTATTGGATGTTACTAAATATAACGATGTTGTAAAATTTACCAAGAAAATATTGGATGATGTGAAAAAGGTAGATATTCTTGTAAATAATGCAGGACTTGCATTGGGGCTGGATAAATTTCAGGAATATGATATTGTGGATATTGAACAAATGATAGACACTAATATAAAAGGTCTGTTATATGTTACAAGACAAATTTTGCCAAGCATGGTTGAAAATGATGAGGGGCATATTATAAATATTGGTTCAACTGCTGGAATTTACGCTTATGCAGGAGCTGCTGTATATTGTGCGACTAAATCGGCTGTAAAGGTTTTGAGCGATGGAATTAGAATTGATACCATTGATAAAAATATTAAAGTAACTACTGTTCAGCCCGGGATTGTGGAAACTAATTTTAGTAATGTAAGATTCCATGGGAATACAGAGCAGGCTAAGAAGGTTTATGAAGGAATTGAGGCATTGAAGCCAGAAGATATTGCAAATACAATAGTTTATATTGCAAATCAGCCAAAACACGTACAAATTTCAGATATTACAATAATGGCGACAAATCAGGCGACTGGATTTAATATTTACAGAAAAAATCAAAATAAATAA
- a CDS encoding type II toxin-antitoxin system RelE family toxin, whose amino-acid sequence MKYRVLLSQYTAKKLQKMDKNTSKKIYDFLKKINNSENPRIKGEALSHNLKGYWKYKPLKNYRIIVEIQDDKLIVLAVEIEHRSKVYLILNKLKKSFLK is encoded by the coding sequence GTGAAATACAGAGTATTGTTATCTCAATATACAGCAAAAAAATTACAAAAGATGGATAAAAATACAAGTAAAAAAATTTATGATTTTCTGAAAAAAATAAACAATTCTGAAAATCCAAGAATCAAAGGGGAGGCTTTGAGCCATAATTTAAAAGGATATTGGAAGTACAAACCATTAAAAAATTACAGGATAATAGTTGAAATACAAGATGATAAATTAATAGTTTTAGCTGTTGAAATAGAACATAGGAGTAAAGTATATTTGATTTTAAATAAATTAAAAAAATCATTTTTAAAATAA
- the udk gene encoding uridine kinase: protein MSYQTIIVGIAGGTGSGKTSVTQAIIKNLERTGIHSILLEQDSYYKRNDHLTYEERAKLNYDHPDAIDFDLLEKHILALKDGKSIEKPIYDFQVHNRVDETQHIEPANIIIVEGILVLAIAKIRNLFDTKIFVDTDDDERLLRRIERDLNERARSFESVKNQYINTVKPMHLEFVEPSKRYADVIIPRGKDNKVGINMVASRLRYLFNKMNQEQK from the coding sequence ATGAGCTATCAAACTATAATTGTCGGAATTGCTGGAGGTACTGGTTCTGGTAAGACTAGCGTTACTCAAGCTATTATCAAAAATTTAGAAAGAACGGGAATTCATTCGATTTTGCTGGAGCAGGATTCTTATTATAAGAGAAATGATCATCTAACTTATGAAGAGAGGGCTAAGTTAAATTATGATCATCCAGATGCAATTGACTTTGACTTGCTTGAAAAGCATATACTTGCATTGAAGGATGGAAAATCTATTGAAAAGCCTATTTATGATTTTCAGGTTCATAACAGAGTTGATGAGACTCAGCATATTGAGCCTGCAAATATAATTATTGTTGAAGGAATTTTGGTGCTTGCAATTGCAAAAATTAGAAATCTTTTTGATACAAAGATTTTTGTTGATACTGATGATGATGAAAGACTGCTTAGAAGAATTGAACGGGATTTAAACGAGCGGGCAAGAAGTTTTGAAAGTGTAAAAAATCAGTACATAAATACAGTAAAACCGATGCATTTGGAATTTGTTGAACCTTCTAAAAGATATGCAGATGTTATAATTCCACGTGGGAAAGACAACAAAGTAGGTATAAATATGGTAGCAAGCAGACTTAGGTATCTATTTAATAAAATGAATCAAGAACAAAAATAA
- a CDS encoding FAD-dependent oxidoreductase — translation MKIVVIGGGAAGMMFSTQYKKANPEDEVILFEKSSYVAWAGCPTPYFIADELKKSDVLHGTPEDFIKRGIDVKIHHEVTEINFENKTVTVKGNEINGIIFYDKLVIAVGAKSFVPNIAGYSKDLENVFTLSHAEHAFKIKDYLNENKSKLKNAVVVGAGFIGLEMAESFRKNGLNVTLIEKADQIFPNVSENLKKRIYKEIENNDVELKLNSGVSEIISENNIAKSVKLDNGETVDFDIALFSIGITPNIDFLPKELKTDSGKIVVNDKFETNIKDVYAIGDCVFNKYYKTDRNLYAPFGDVANKHGMFLAKHLSGKDVSWKGLIRSFATSFYDVKLAQTGLSLKEALQLGYNADIVSMKAMYKNSGFEDSVPASAEIIYDKDKKIVLGGAMVGKEAVAQFVDQIAIVIALETPIKKFIEIDFAYSPTNASVWNPLLVTYRKVIK, via the coding sequence ATGAAAATAGTTGTAATTGGAGGCGGAGCAGCTGGAATGATGTTTTCGACTCAATATAAAAAAGCAAATCCTGAAGATGAGGTTATTTTATTTGAAAAATCATCTTATGTGGCTTGGGCTGGATGTCCAACACCTTATTTCATTGCTGATGAATTGAAGAAAAGTGATGTTCTTCACGGAACACCGGAAGATTTTATAAAGCGTGGAATTGATGTGAAAATTCATCACGAAGTTACAGAAATTAACTTTGAAAATAAAACTGTAACAGTAAAAGGGAATGAAATTAACGGAATAATCTTTTACGACAAACTGGTAATTGCCGTTGGGGCAAAATCATTTGTGCCAAATATTGCTGGATATTCAAAGGATCTGGAAAATGTGTTTACTTTATCTCACGCAGAACATGCCTTTAAAATAAAAGATTATCTTAATGAAAATAAATCAAAATTAAAAAATGCAGTTGTTGTAGGAGCTGGATTTATTGGACTGGAAATGGCTGAATCATTTAGAAAAAATGGATTAAATGTTACATTGATTGAAAAAGCTGATCAAATTTTTCCAAATGTTTCTGAAAACTTGAAAAAAAGAATTTATAAAGAAATAGAAAATAATGATGTTGAATTAAAATTAAACTCTGGCGTTTCAGAAATAATTTCTGAAAATAATATAGCAAAATCAGTAAAATTGGATAATGGGGAAACTGTAGACTTTGATATTGCACTATTTAGTATCGGAATTACTCCAAACATTGATTTCTTGCCGAAAGAATTAAAAACTGATTCTGGGAAAATTGTTGTAAATGATAAATTTGAGACAAATATTAAAGATGTATATGCCATTGGAGATTGCGTTTTTAACAAATATTACAAAACTGACAGAAATTTATATGCTCCATTTGGAGATGTAGCAAACAAGCATGGAATGTTCCTTGCAAAACACTTATCTGGAAAAGATGTTAGCTGGAAAGGGTTAATCCGTTCTTTTGCAACTTCATTTTATGATGTAAAACTAGCACAAACTGGACTTTCTCTAAAAGAAGCTCTGCAATTAGGATACAATGCTGATATAGTTTCAATGAAAGCAATGTATAAAAATTCTGGCTTTGAAGATTCTGTTCCTGCAAGTGCTGAAATTATTTATGACAAAGATAAAAAAATCGTTCTTGGCGGAGCAATGGTGGGAAAAGAAGCAGTAGCACAATTTGTAGATCAAATAGCTATCGTTATTGCTCTTGAAACACCTATTAAAAAATTCATAGAAATTGACTTTGCATATTCCCCAACAAATGCAAGTGTTTGGAATCCGTTATTAGTAACATATAGAAAAGTTATTAAATAA
- a CDS encoding potassium channel family protein: MKKKIEKLHKNKRFRISYQVIFIFLALYSFVTTLLDLHGDISIFNNPILEFIDVSIYLIFAVDYFIRFTHSENKLDFIESNIPDLISIIPYYSIFRLFRIFKIRRLARVFKHLKLTKAYLSVKKFYKKIKKILRANGLIYLLIFAVLGIIVSALIVSYVEKLSYFNSLWWAFVTATTVGYGDVYPHTFIGRIIAIFLILIGMGTFGMITGAITSYFLNRQTDLIPDDDLDEYVLNSQNYTDTEKQEIITFIQFIRNKRKK; encoded by the coding sequence ATGAAAAAGAAAATTGAAAAATTACATAAAAACAAAAGATTTCGTATAAGTTATCAGGTTATTTTTATTTTCTTGGCATTATACAGCTTTGTCACTACACTTTTAGATTTACATGGCGATATTAGCATTTTTAATAATCCAATCCTGGAATTTATTGATGTATCAATTTATTTAATTTTTGCAGTTGATTATTTTATACGTTTTACACATTCAGAAAATAAATTAGATTTTATTGAAAGCAATATTCCTGATTTAATCTCAATTATTCCGTATTATTCTATTTTTAGGCTATTCAGAATTTTTAAGATTAGACGTTTAGCAAGAGTTTTTAAGCATTTAAAACTGACAAAAGCTTATTTGTCTGTAAAAAAATTCTACAAAAAAATAAAAAAAATCTTGAGAGCAAATGGACTTATTTATTTGTTAATATTTGCTGTACTTGGAATCATAGTATCTGCCCTAATAGTTTCCTATGTCGAAAAACTCTCTTATTTTAATAGCCTATGGTGGGCTTTTGTAACTGCAACTACTGTTGGTTATGGAGATGTCTATCCGCATACATTTATTGGAAGAATAATTGCTATTTTTCTGATACTGATTGGAATGGGAACTTTTGGAATGATTACGGGAGCAATCACAAGTTATTTCTTAAATCGGCAAACTGATTTAATTCCAGATGATGATTTAGATGAATATGTTTTAAACTCCCAAAATTATACAGATACAGAAAAACAGGAAATTATAACTTTTATACAATTTATAAGAAACAAAAGAAAAAAATAA
- a CDS encoding contractile injection system protein, VgrG/Pvc8 family — MSKDVNVENMYEGKNIGIILNKTKLENFVIQEFVLDENINEHQKLEIKLEMDDEQRKNLERIIEKEDVGIEIELANVDKDVKRKVFSGIVDYFEILDYGSYGCRILMRAFSKSVLFDRKNEKKYRVFQDRNLMFSDIIDEINKDYADKKVEIKYSDIAKKQIGSLIVQFDETDWEFLVRLASQLKTGMFVIEQGIILFGIVEMGEIKKENKYFSDYSLVRDYKNLYYKVQSNKVINLGDTVSISENAVENEGNDKNSSGNKGSFSVLQTRIFLKDFILKSEFLATDMKSYHIFKKYNEKIKGCRIEANVERVFEDSGIAKMEVRFAEGLKKIVQERSNEESNDKAYDDYGIKRFPLSYQTFYSQTNTGFFCTPEVNDTVEVYFPNEDERFAKVSWAINNKGNGRFSDYTKRNFQVNQSDFNFSLNLNSFEVKTAEKYSVESPNIVENADNFVNKANQNMIVASNNYLGIESIGDADFYGSKINIIGKEKEITMESLSSDVRIKGKKVHSN; from the coding sequence ATGAGTAAAGATGTAAATGTTGAAAATATGTATGAAGGAAAAAATATTGGAATCATACTAAATAAAACAAAGTTAGAGAATTTTGTGATTCAGGAATTTGTGTTGGATGAAAATATTAATGAACATCAGAAACTGGAAATTAAATTGGAAATGGATGATGAGCAGAGAAAAAATTTGGAAAGAATTATTGAAAAAGAAGATGTTGGGATTGAAATTGAGCTTGCTAATGTAGATAAGGATGTCAAAAGAAAAGTTTTTAGTGGGATTGTTGATTATTTTGAGATTCTGGATTATGGGAGTTATGGATGCAGGATTTTGATGAGGGCGTTTTCTAAGAGTGTGCTTTTTGACAGGAAAAATGAGAAGAAATATCGGGTTTTTCAAGATAGGAATTTAATGTTTTCAGATATAATTGATGAGATTAATAAGGATTATGCTGATAAAAAGGTGGAAATAAAATATTCTGATATTGCGAAAAAGCAGATAGGCAGTTTGATTGTTCAGTTTGATGAAACAGACTGGGAATTTTTGGTAAGACTTGCAAGTCAATTAAAAACGGGGATGTTTGTAATTGAACAGGGAATAATATTGTTTGGAATAGTAGAAATGGGAGAAATTAAGAAGGAAAATAAATATTTTTCAGATTATTCGCTGGTAAGAGATTATAAAAATCTATATTATAAAGTTCAGTCAAATAAAGTAATAAATTTGGGAGATACTGTTTCTATTTCTGAAAACGCTGTAGAAAATGAAGGAAATGATAAAAATTCTAGTGGGAATAAAGGCAGTTTTTCTGTATTACAAACTAGAATATTTTTGAAGGATTTTATTTTAAAAAGTGAATTTTTAGCAACGGATATGAAGAGTTATCACATATTCAAGAAATATAATGAAAAAATAAAAGGGTGCAGAATTGAAGCAAATGTTGAACGGGTGTTTGAAGATAGCGGAATTGCGAAAATGGAAGTCAGATTTGCAGAAGGGCTGAAAAAAATTGTTCAGGAAAGAAGCAATGAGGAAAGTAATGACAAAGCGTACGATGATTATGGAATAAAAAGATTTCCATTAAGTTATCAGACTTTTTATTCGCAGACAAATACTGGATTTTTCTGTACTCCCGAAGTAAATGATACTGTGGAAGTTTATTTTCCAAATGAAGACGAGCGATTTGCAAAAGTGTCGTGGGCAATAAACAATAAAGGAAATGGAAGGTTTAGTGATTATACCAAAAGAAATTTTCAGGTTAATCAGAGTGATTTTAATTTTAGCTTGAATTTGAACAGTTTTGAAGTGAAAACGGCTGAGAAATATAGCGTAGAATCACCAAATATAGTTGAAAATGCAGATAATTTTGTAAATAAGGCTAATCAAAATATGATAGTGGCTTCTAATAATTATTTGGGGATAGAGTCGATTGGGGATGCTGATTTTTATGGCTCTAAGATAAATATTATTGGGAAAGAGAAGGAAATAACGATGGAATCATTAAGTTCAGATGTTAGAATTAAAGGGAAAAAAGTTCACAGTAATTAA
- the ychF gene encoding redox-regulated ATPase YchF, which translates to MIGIGIVGLPNVGKSTLFNAITKTQNAEAANYPFATIEPNVGLVSVPDPRLKDLEKVVNPERTVGATVEFVDIAGLVKGASKGEGLGNQFLSNIRNTAAICQVVRCFDDDNIIHVEGSVDPIRDIETINAELIFADLDTVERAIQKNQKLARGGNAEGKELVAVLERCKVHLEEFKLLKTLEFTQREEELIKVYQFLTVKPMMFAANISEEDLTAGIENDYVKKVREFAKQYDSEVVTFSAKVEAELIEIEDEEERQMFIDELGIKEPSLNRLIRAGFKLLGLITYFTAGVKEVRAWTIKQGTNAQKSASEIHTDIEKGFIRAEVVSFDKFIELNGWNGAKEKGAMRLEGKEYIVQDGDVMFFRFNV; encoded by the coding sequence ATGATAGGAATAGGAATTGTAGGATTACCAAACGTGGGAAAATCAACATTATTTAACGCAATAACAAAAACACAGAATGCAGAGGCGGCAAACTATCCATTTGCAACAATTGAGCCAAATGTAGGGCTTGTAAGCGTGCCAGATCCACGTTTAAAAGATTTGGAGAAAGTAGTTAATCCAGAAAGAACGGTTGGAGCGACAGTTGAATTTGTAGATATTGCGGGGCTTGTAAAAGGCGCATCAAAGGGAGAAGGACTAGGAAACCAGTTTTTATCAAACATTAGAAATACAGCTGCAATTTGTCAGGTTGTAAGATGTTTTGACGATGACAATATTATTCACGTGGAAGGAAGCGTTGATCCTATAAGAGATATTGAAACAATTAATGCAGAATTGATTTTTGCTGATTTAGACACAGTTGAAAGGGCAATTCAGAAAAATCAGAAGCTGGCTCGTGGAGGAAACGCAGAAGGAAAAGAATTAGTCGCAGTTCTTGAAAGATGTAAAGTTCATCTGGAAGAATTTAAATTATTAAAAACATTGGAATTTACTCAAAGAGAAGAGGAATTAATAAAAGTTTATCAATTTTTAACAGTAAAACCAATGATGTTTGCCGCAAATATTTCGGAAGAAGACTTGACGGCTGGAATTGAAAATGATTACGTAAAAAAAGTGCGTGAATTTGCAAAGCAGTATGACAGCGAAGTGGTAACCTTTTCAGCAAAAGTAGAAGCAGAACTAATCGAAATCGAAGACGAAGAAGAAAGACAAATGTTCATTGACGAATTAGGAATAAAAGAACCAAGTCTAAACAGACTAATTAGAGCAGGATTCAAATTGTTAGGACTAATCACATACTTTACAGCTGGAGTAAAAGAAGTAAGAGCATGGACAATAAAACAAGGAACAAACGCTCAAAAATCTGCCAGTGAAATTCATACAGACATTGAAAAAGGATTTATCAGAGCAGAAGTAGTGTCTTTCGACAAATTCATCGAACTAAACGGATGGAACGGCGCAAAAGAAAAAGGTGCAATGAGACTGGAAGGAAAAGAGTACATTGTGCAAGATGGGGATGTAATGTTCTTCAGATTTAATGTTTAA
- a CDS encoding uracil-DNA glycosylase, translated as MWNDLKLEIDICTKCILEKTRINPIVGEGNKKAEILFVLDSISEEEDVKQKLLIDRNGKYFKKFLEYSKLDLKKCYFTTLTKCSSHGNLIEKDSITKCNEFLVAQIALINPKYIVTVGERATKSLLEDVKKEDIKDLVGKVFDFYGEIKVVPIYDISYLFKATDKEKWKLIKILEKL; from the coding sequence ATGTGGAATGACTTAAAGCTGGAAATCGATATTTGTACTAAATGTATATTAGAAAAAACTAGAATTAATCCAATTGTTGGCGAAGGGAATAAAAAGGCAGAAATTTTATTTGTACTGGATAGCATAAGTGAGGAAGAGGATGTAAAGCAGAAACTTTTGATTGACAGAAATGGAAAATATTTTAAAAAATTTTTGGAGTATTCAAAGCTGGATTTAAAGAAATGTTATTTTACAACTCTCACAAAATGCAGTTCACATGGTAATTTAATCGAGAAAGACAGTATTACAAAGTGTAATGAGTTTCTTGTAGCGCAAATTGCCTTAATTAACCCAAAGTACATTGTAACAGTTGGAGAAAGAGCGACTAAATCACTTTTAGAAGATGTAAAAAAAGAGGATATAAAAGATTTGGTAGGAAAAGTGTTTGATTTTTATGGAGAAATTAAGGTTGTGCCGATTTACGATATTTCCTATTTGTTTAAAGCGACAGATAAGGAAAAGTGGAAATTAATAAAAATTTTGGAAAAATTATAA
- a CDS encoding MBL fold metallo-hydrolase: MKFSSLGSGSSGNSSYIEMGNKKFLIDAGFSGKKIVEKLNNIEKRIEDIMGIFVTHEHSDHIQGLGVVSRKYDIPIYLHEATYNVIKDRIGKIEKKNLNFIRDEKTVIDNCVINNFEVMHDAEKCLGYTFEYEGKKLSYASDVGCVNNIIKENLKNSDVIVLESNYDYNMLMTGPYHWELKNRVKGRNGHLSNAEASKLIGQVLNEKLKKIYLMHISKDNNTPELAYNSLYQILERENKSHLEIEIINEEGTEIYKI, translated from the coding sequence ATGAAATTTTCAAGTTTGGGAAGTGGAAGCAGTGGAAACTCCAGCTATATTGAAATGGGAAACAAGAAATTTCTTATAGATGCAGGATTTAGTGGTAAAAAAATTGTAGAAAAATTGAATAATATTGAAAAAAGAATTGAGGATATAATGGGGATATTTGTGACGCATGAACATTCTGACCATATTCAGGGACTTGGTGTTGTTTCACGAAAATATGATATTCCAATTTATCTTCATGAAGCAACTTATAATGTAATTAAGGACAGAATTGGAAAAATTGAGAAAAAAAATTTAAATTTTATAAGAGATGAAAAAACTGTAATTGATAATTGCGTAATAAATAATTTTGAAGTAATGCACGATGCTGAAAAGTGCTTGGGATATACATTTGAATACGAAGGGAAAAAATTGTCCTATGCAAGTGATGTTGGCTGTGTAAACAATATTATTAAGGAAAATTTGAAAAATAGCGATGTAATTGTGCTGGAAAGTAACTATGACTATAATATGCTAATGACAGGGCCTTATCATTGGGAACTGAAAAACCGTGTGAAGGGAAGAAATGGACATTTGTCAAATGCAGAAGCATCAAAGCTGATTGGACAGGTGCTTAACGAAAAATTGAAAAAAATTTATTTAATGCATATAAGCAAGGATAATAACACGCCAGAGCTGGCTTATAATTCGCTGTATCAAATTTTGGAGCGTGAAAATAAAAGCCATTTAGAAATTGAAATTATTAACGAAGAAGGAACAGAAATTTATAAAATATAG
- a CDS encoding MATE family efflux transporter: MAFNSNYYGNNKNRMTRKIALRGITFLVIVFIAIFNVVILFSRKIDKLITADIQVETVKLQNAVKKFNEKTGANPKLTGFENNLRDVKSADGKYDFETFYGSEKIYEIPESIENSRERSNRIVTKKDKKGGWVYDEAKGTVSPNI, encoded by the coding sequence ATGGCTTTTAATAGTAATTATTATGGAAATAATAAAAATAGAATGACTAGAAAAATTGCTCTTCGTGGGATAACTTTTCTTGTGATAGTGTTCATTGCGATATTTAATGTCGTTATTTTATTTTCAAGAAAAATAGATAAACTTATAACTGCCGATATTCAGGTAGAAACTGTAAAATTACAGAATGCGGTAAAGAAATTTAACGAAAAAACTGGAGCAAATCCTAAATTAACAGGATTTGAAAATAATCTTAGGGATGTAAAGAGTGCAGATGGAAAATATGATTTTGAAACTTTTTATGGAAGTGAAAAAATTTATGAAATTCCTGAAAGCATAGAAAATTCTAGGGAAAGAAGCAATAGAATTGTAACAAAAAAGGATAAAAAAGGCGGATGGGTCTATGACGAGGCAAAAGGGACTGTTTCGCCAAATATTTAA